In Isoptericola variabilis 225, the genomic window CATCGGGCTCAACTTCGAGGGCGTCGCGACGGCGATCGACGTGCGCGTCAAGGTGTCCCTGTTCCTCGGCTTCCTGGTCTCGAGCCCGTGGTGGCTCTACCAGCTGTTCGCGTTCATCAACCCGGGGCTGACCCGCACCGAGCGCAAGTACGCGTACGGCTTCCTCGCCGCGGCCGTGCCGCTGTTCCTCTCCGGGGCGGGCCTGGCGTGGCTGCTGCTGCCGCGCGCGGTCGCGCTGCTCAACGAGTTCGTGCCCGAGGGCAGCTCGAACCTCATCGCCGCGCACACCTACCTGAGCTTCGTCATGCGGCTCATCATCGCGTTCGGCCTGGCGTTCGTGCTGCCGGTCATCATGGTCGTCCTCAACTTCCTGGGCACCGTGCGCGGGCGCACGTGGCTGGCCGGGTGGCGCTGGGCGGTGCTCGCCTCGGCGCTGTTCGCGGCGATGATGACGCCCACCCCCGACCTGCTGACGATGTTCTGGGTCGCGCTGCCCATCTGCGCGCTGTACTTCATCGCGTGCGGCGTGTGCCTCCTGCACGACCGGCGGGCCGACCGCCGCCGCGTGGCGGCCACCGCGTGACCCGGCGGCGCCCGCCGTCGCGGCTGGGCGTGGTCGTCAACCCGACCGCCGGCAAGGGGCGCGGCCGCGCCGTCGGCGGCGACGTGCTCGCCGCGCTCGCCGGCGACGGGCACGAGGTCCTCGACCTGTCCGGGCGCACCGCCGACCTCGCCCTCGAGCACGCCCGGCGCGCGGTCGCCGACGGCGTGGACGCGCTCGTCGTCGTCGGCGGCGACGGCATGGTGCACCTCGGGCTGCAGGCCACCGCCGAGACCGGCACCCCGCTCGGCGTCGTGGCGGTCGGCACCGGCAACGACGTCGCGTCCGTCGTCGGGCTGCCCGTGCGCGACACGCCCGCCGCGTGCGCCGTGCTGCGGGCCGCGCTCGACGCCGGCAGCACCCGCGCCGTCGACGCCGTCCGGGTGACCGGCGCCGGCGCCCGGCACGACCGCTGGTGCGCGGGCGCGGTGTCGGCGGGGCTCGACGCCGCCGTCACCGCCCGCGCCAACGCGATGCGGCGCCCCCGCGGCAACGCCCGCTACACGCTCGCCGCCCTGGCGGAGATCGCCACGTTCCGCGCCTGGTCGTACACGCTCGAGCTGGCGGGCGTCGTCGACGACGGCGGCCTGCCACTCACCGGGCCGCCCGGCGCGCTTACGTGGCACGGCCGGGCCGCCCTGGTCACGGTCGCCAACACCCCGCGCATCGGCGGCGGCATCCGCGTCGCGCCCGACGCCTCGCCGACCGACGGGCTGCTCGACGTGGTCGTCGCCACGGTGCGCACCCGCGCGACCGCGGCGGCGCTCTTCCCCACCATGTACGCGGGACGGCACGTGCACCACCCGGACGTCCACGTCGTCCGCGCGCGGTCCGTCACCGTCCGCCCCGGGCCCGACGCCGCGCGCCCCGGCGAGCCGCCCCTGCCGCCCGCGCACGCCGACGGCGAGCACCTGGGCGCGCCGCCGCTGCGCGCCGAGGCCGTGCCGGGCGCGCTGCGACTGCTCGCGCCGCCCGTAGGCTGGGGCGCATGACGGCCGACGCACTCAGCCCCGCCGAGCGGTACGCGGCAGCCAAGGCCCGCCAGGCCCGCGACCGGGCCGACGCCGTCGGCGAGCTCGGCCGGTTCCGCCAGGTCCTCGGCTTCGAGCTCGACCCGTTCCAGGTCGACGCGTGCGTCGCGCTCGAGGAGGGCCGCGGCGTGCTCGTGGCGGCCCCCACCGGCGCCGGCAAGACGGTGGTCGGCGAGTTCGCGGTCCACCTCGCGCTCGCGCGCGGCGGCAAGGCGTTCTACACCACGCCCATCAAGGCGCTGAGCAACCAGAAGTACGGCGACCTCGTGCGCCGGCACGGCGCCGAGAACGTCGGTCTGCTCACCGGCGACACCACGATCAACTCCGAGGCGCCCGTCGTCGTCATGACGACCGAGGTGCTGCGCAACATGCTGTACGCGGGCTCGAGCACCCTCGACGGTCTCGCCTACGTCGTCATGGACGAGGTGCACTACCTCGCCGACCGGTTCCGCGGCCCGGTCTGGGAGGAGGTCATCATCCACCTGCCCGACCACGTGCAGCTCGTGTCGCTGTCGGCGACCGTGTCCAACGCCGAGGAGTTCGGCGACTGGCTCGAGATGGTGCGCGGCGACACCGCCGTGGTCGTCAGCGAGCGCCGGCCCGTGCCGCTGTGGCAGCACGTCATCGTGTCCTCGGCCGAGCCGCGCGGCGTCCCACGCCTGTTCGACCTGTACGCGGGGCACGTGGACCCGACCGACCCGGGCACCAACCCGCCGATCAACCCCGACCTGCACGCGGTGTTCCGCACGCACGGACGGTCCGACGGCGGCGCGCGCGGCGGGCGCGGCGGGCACCGCGGCAAGGGGGACCGGGGGTACCGCGGCCGCGGGCCGGGGCGCGCCGCGGGCGGCGCGTCGCTCGTGCCGCAGCGGCGCACGCCGCCGCGGTTCGCCGTCGTCGACGCCCTCGACGGCGAGGGCCTGCTGCCGGCGATCTACTTCATCTTCTCGCGCGCCGGGTGCGAGGGCGCGGTCGAGCAGTGCCTCCACTCGGGGCTGCGCCTGACGAACGCCGAGGAGGAGGCGGAGATCCGCCGCGTCGTCGAGCAGCGCACGGCCACGATCCCGGCCGAGGACCTCGAGGTGCTCGGGTACTGGACGTGGCAGCAGTCCCTGGCGCGCGGCATCGCCGCGCACCACGCGGGCCTGCTGCCGGTGTTCAAGGAGACGGTCGAGGAGCTGTTCGCGCGCGGGCTGCTCAAGGTGGTGTTCGCGACCGAGACGCTCGCACTCGGCATCAACATGCCGGCCCGGTCGGTCGTGCTGGAGAAGCTCGTCAAGTGGGACGGGACCGCGCACCAGCCGGTCACGCCGGGGGAGTACACCCAGCTCACGGGGCGGGCGGGCCGGCGCGGCATCGACGTCGAGGGGCACGCCGTCGTCGTCGACCACCCCGGGCTCGACCCGGTGGCCCTCGCGGGCCTGGCGTCCAAGCGGCTGTACCCGCTGCGCTCGAGCTTCCGGCCCACGTACAACATGGCCGTCAACCTCGTGGCGCAGGTGGGCCGCGACCGGGCGCGCGAGGTGCTCGAGACGAGCTTCGCCCAGTTCCAGGCGGACCGCGGCGTCGTCGGCCTGGCCAAGCAGGCGCAGGCGCACGCGGAGGCGCTCGACGGGTACGCCGAGGCCATGTCGTGCGAGCGCGGCGACGTCGCCGAGTACATGGGCATCCGCCGGGCCATCACCGAGCGCGAGCGCGAGCTGTCGCGCGCCGCGTCGGGCGCCCGCCGGTCCGAGGCGATCGCGTCGCTCGAGCGGCTGCGCCGCGGCGACGTCGTCGAGGTGCCGTCGGGGCGGCGCCGCGGGTACGTGCTCGTGCTCGACCCCGGCACGCACGAGGGCGGCTTCGACGGCCCGCGGCCCACCGTGCTCACCCAGGAGAAGCAGGTCAAGAAGCTCACCCTCGCCGACGTGCCCGACGGCGTGCAGGCCGTGACCCGGGTGCGCATCCCCAAGGGGTTCAACCCGCGCAAGGCCGACGCGCGCCGCGACCTGGCCTCGAGCATGCGCAACGCCCTGGGGGCGTTCCACGACGACGCCGGCGACGGCACCCGGGGCGGGCGCGGCGGCAGGCGCCGCTCCGACGCCGAGTCCGACCGGGAGCTGCAGCGGCTGCGGGCCGCGCTGCGCGCCCACCCGTGCCACGGGTGCCCCGACCGTGACGACCACGCCCGGTGGGCCGAGCGCTGGGAGCGGCTCAAGCGCGAGCACGACACGCTCGTGCGCCGCGTCGAGGGCCGCACGGGGTCGATCGCGCGCACGTTCGACCGCACGTGCGAGGTGCTCGTCACGCTCGGGTACCTCGAGCCGGCCGAGCGCGCGGGCCTGCGCGTGACCGACGACGGGCGGTGGCTGCGCCGCCTGTACGCCGAGAACGACCTGCTGCTCGCCGAGTGCCTGCGCCGCGGCACGTGGGACGGCCTCGGCCCGGCCGACCTCGCCGCCGCGGTGTCGACCGTCGTCTACTCGGGCCGCCGCGAGGAGCCCGTCGAGCCGTACGTGCCGGGCGGCCCGGCCGGACGGCTCGCCCACGCGCTCGACGAGACCGTGCGCGTGTGGTCGCAGGTGACCGACCTGGAGTCCGAGCACCGGCTCGAGGTCACCGGCCCGCTCGACCTCGGCCTCGTCGCGCCCGTGCACCGGTGGGCGTCGGGCAAGGGCCTCGACGCGGTGCTGCGCGGCACCGACGTCGCGGCGGGCGACTTCGTGCGCTGGTGCAAGCAGGTCGTGGACGTGCTCGACCAGCTCGCCCAGGCCGCCCCGCGGCCGGGCCTGCGCTCGACCGCGCGCAAGGCCCAGGACGCCGTGCTGCGCGGCGTCGTCGCCTACTCGAGCGTGTGACGCCCGTCGCACGCCGGGGCCGCCGGGCGGGGGGAGCGCGCGTCCTCGCAGGACGATCGTGACGAACCCGTGAAGATCCACCGGCCCCGCGTGCCATAGAGTGCAGGCCGTGACGTCGACCCTCTACCGCAACGGAGTCGTCCACTCGTCCGCGGACCCCTTCGCCGAGGCCCTGCTCGTCGACGACGGCGTCGTGGCGTGGGTCGGGTCCGAGGACACCGCGGCCGGGCTCGCCGCGCGCGCCGACCGCGTGATCGACCTCGACGGCGCGCTCGTGGCGCCCGCGTTCGTCGACGCGCACGCGCACGTGCTCGAGACCGGGCTCGCGCTCGAGTCGGTCGACCTGTCGCCCGAGGGCGGGGTCCGCTCGCTCGCCGACGCGCTGCGCGCCCTGCACGACGGCGCCGCGCGCCTGGCCGCCCAGGACCCGGCCGGCACCGAGGTGCTCCTCGGGTTCGGCTGGGACGAGCAGGGCTGGCCCGAGGGCCGCGCGCCCGCCGCGGACGAGCTCGACGCCGCGTGCGGCGGCCGGCCCGTGTACGCCGCGCGCGTCGACGGGCACTCCGCCGTCGTGTCGTCCGCGCTCGCCGCGAGCGCCGGGCTCGAGCGCCTGCCCGGGTGGGAGCCGTCGGGCCTGGTGACCCGCGAGGCGCACCACGCGGCGCGCGCCGTGGCGCACGACCTGCCGGCACCGCGCCGCACGCGGGCCTACCGGCGCGCCCTGCAGGAGGCCGCGCGCCGCGGCATCGTGAGCCTGCACGAGATGAGCGCCCCGCACGTCGACACGCGCGACGGGCTGCGCGAGCTCGTGGCCCTGACGGCCGATCCGGCGGGCGGCCTGCCGCACGTCGCGGCCTACCGGGGCGAGCTGTGCGAGACGGTCGACGACGCGCGCGGGCTGCTGGCGGACCTGCCGTTCCTCACCGGGATCGCGGGCGACCTCGTGGTCGACGGCTCGCTCGGGTCGCGCACGGCCGCGCTGCGCCAGCCGTACAGCGACCTCGTCCCCGGGCCCGGCCAGGACCACCCGACGGGCCGGCTGTACCTCACGGGCGAGCAGATCGCGGCCCACCTGGCGGCGTGCTCGGCCGCGGGCACCCAGGGCGGCTTCCACGTCATCGGCGACCGGGCGATGGACGAGCTGGTGCGCGGGCTCGAGCTCGCCGCCGCCGAGCACGGCCCGGGCCCGCTGCGCGCCGCGCACCACCGGGTCGAGCACGCGCTGTTCGTCGACGCGACCGCGCTCGCCGCGCTGCTGCTGTACGGGGTGGCGCTGTCCGTCCAGCCCGCGTTCGACTCGACGTGGGGCGGCAGCCGCGGCATGTACGCCGCCCGCCTCGGGGTCGCGCGCGCGGCCGGCCTGTCGCCGTTCGCGGACCTGGCGAGCGCCGGGGTGCCGCTCGCGTTCGGCTCGGACACGCCCGTGACGCCGCTGGACCCGTGGCAGGCCGTGCGGGCCGCGATCACGCACGAGGACCCCGACCAGCGCATCTCGGCGCGGGCCGCGTTCCGGGCGCACACCCGCGGTGGGTGGCGCCTGGCCGGGCTCGACCACACCGGCGCGGGCGAGCTGCGCGTCGGCGCGCCCGCGCACCTGGCCGTCTGGCGCGCCGAGCACCTCGCCGTGCAGTCGGCGCCCGGCCGGCTGTCGCAGTGGAACCCCGAGGCTCGCGCCGGCCAGCCGCTGCTGCCCGACCTGTCGGCGGGGGAGCCGGACCCGGTGTGCCTGCAGACCGTGCGCGCCGGCGTCGTGCTGCACGACACGTTCGGGTGAGGCGGCCGTGACGAGCACGACCTTCCCGGCGCACCCCGCGCCCGCCCGCGTGACGTACGCTGCCCGCGTGTCGTCGCCGTGGGTCTCGCGTCCGGTGACGCTGCTGCTCGCCGTGGCGTCCGGTGCGGCGCTGTGGGCGGCGTTCCCCGACGTCGGTGCCTGGCCGCTCGCGATCGTGGCCGTGGCCCTGCTGTACGCGGCGCTGCGCCGCGACACCGGCCGCGCCGCCGGCTGGAACGCGCTCGTGGGCCTCCTGGCCGGGCTGACGTTCTGGCTGCCGCACATCTGGTGGGCCAACCACGCCACGGACACCGTGCCGTGGATCGCCCTGGCGGTGCTCCAGTCCCTGTTCCTCGCGCTGTTCGGCGTCGTGTGTACGTGGGCGCGGCGCGCGGCGTGGCTCCGGGACCGGCCCGCGGCCCGCGCGGCCGCCTTCGCCGTGGTCTTCGTCGCGGTCGAGCAGTGGCGCTCGGAGATCCCGTTCGGCGGGTTCCCGTGGGGCCGTCTCGCGTGGACCGTGGCCGGGGCGCCGACCGGGCGCGCCGCCTGGCTGGGCAGCACCACGCTCGTGTCGCTGCTCGTCGCGGGCGCGGGCGTGCTGCTCGCGCTGGCCGTCGGACGGCTCGTCGCGTCGCCGGCCGGACGCGGCCGCCGGCTGCCGTCGGCCGCCGGCATGCTCGCCGCCGCCACCGTGCTCGTGCTCGGCCCGGCCGCGCTGCCGCTGGCGAGCGACCCGGACCTGGCCGGCACCCCGGGGCCCGGCGCGCCGCGCGGCGCCGCCGTCGTCGACGCCGGGACCGCCACGGCCGAGGCCGGTGTCCTGCGCGCCGGCGCGGTGCAGGGCAACGTGTCCGAGCCGGGGCTCGGCTCCTTCGCCAACCGGGCCGAGGTGCTCAACAACCACCTCGACGGCACGCACGCGATCGCCGCCGCCCAGGACGCGGGCGCCTACGGCACGGGCGACGGCGACGCCGTCGACGTCGTGCTGTGGCCCGAGAACGGCTCCGACCTCGACCCGCAGGTCGCCCTCGACGTGGGTGCCGCGATCGACGACGCCGCGCGCGCCGTCGGCGCGCCGATCCTCGTCGGCGCCCAGGAGTTCCCCGACACCGGCGGGCGCTACAACGTCGCGCTGCTGTGGGAGCCCGGGGCCGGCGTGACCGAGCGGTACGCCAAGCAGCACCCGGCCCCGTTCGGCGAGTACATCCCGCTGCGCGGCTTCGTGCGGATCTTCAGCGACCAGGTGGACCGCGTCCAGACCGACATGATCCCCGGCGACGAGCCCGCGGTCGTGCACCTGCCGGCCGACGGCCGCGACGTGCCGCTCGCCACGGTCATCTGCTTCGAGGTCGCCTACGACGAGATCGTGCGCGACGCCGTCGCGCGCGGCGCGCAGGTGCTCGTCGTGCCGACCAACAACGCCTCGTTCGGGTACACCGCCGAGTCGACGCAGCAGCTCGCCATGACCCGCCTCCAGGCGATCACGACCGGCCGTGCCGCGGTGCAGGTCTCGACCGTGGGCGTCTCCGGCGTCGTCGCACCCGACGGCACCCTCGTCGCGCGGACCGGGCTGTTCACGGCCGACCACCTCGTGGCGGACCTGCCGCTGCGCACGTCCCTGACCCCGGCCGTGCGCGCGGGCTACTGGCCCGGCTGGGTCGTGGGGGCGGGCGCGGCCGCGCTCGTCGCCGCCGGCCTGGTCACCGGCGTCCGCGAGCGCCGGGCCGCCCGTGCGGCCGCGGCCGTGCGGCCGGCGCCGGGGGCGGGCGCGTGAGCGTCCTGGTCGTCGTCCCGACGTACGACGAGCGTGCGTCGCTGCCGGGGACGCTGGCGCGGCTGCGCGCCGCCGTGCCCGACGCGGACGTGCTCGTGGTGGACGACGCGTCCCCCGACGGGACCGGGGAGCTCGCGGACGAGATCGCCGCGCGGGACCCGGGCGTGCACGTGCTGCACCGCACGGGCAAGGGTGGGCTGGGTGCCGCGTACGTCGCGGGCTTCGGCTGGGGCCTGGAGCGCGGGTACGAGGTGCTCGTGGAGATGGACGCCGACGGGTCGCACCGGCCCGAGGAGCTGCCGCGGCTGCTCGAGCGGCTCGCCGCCACCCCGCGGGCGGACCTGGTCATCGGGTCGCGCTGGGTGCCCGGCGGGCGGGTCGAGAACTGGCCGTGGCACCGGGCGGTGCTCTCGCGCGGCGGCAACACGTACACGCGCCTGGCGCTCGGCATGCCGGTGCACGACGCCACGGCGGGGTTCCGGGCGTTCCCCGCGGCGACGCTGCGGCGGGTGGACCTGGCCTCGGTCGAGTCGCACGGGTACTGCTTCCAGGTCGACATGACGTGGCGCGTGGTGCGCGCGGGCGGCACGGTGGCGGAGGTGCCGATCACGTTCGTCGAGCGGGAGGCGGGGGAGTCGAAGATGAGCCGCGCGATCGTGGCCGAGGCGCTGCGCAAGGTCACGGTGTGGGGCGTGCGGCGTCGCGCGGAGCAGGTGCGCGGGCTGCTGCGCCGCGCCCGCTGAGGCGGCGCGCGGGGATGCGCAGACGACGAGGGCGGGCTCCCCGGTGGGGAGCCCGCCCTCGTGCGTACGGGGTGGACGGTGCCCGGCGCGCGGGCGTCGCCCGGGCGGTCAGGCGGAGCGGCGCAGCTTGCCCGAGCGCAGGAGCTCGAGCCGCTCGTCGAGCAGCTCCTCGAGCTCGGAGACGGTGCGCCGCTCGAGCAGCATGTCCCAGTGGGTGCGCTGCGGCTTGGACGCCTTCGGCTCGGGCTTCTCGGCGTCGCGCAGCAGCGCCTCCTCGCCGCACCGGCACTCCCAGACGGGCGGCACCTCGGCCTCGGTCGAGAAGGGCAGGATGATCGTGTGCCCGTTGGGGCAGTCGTAGTGCGCCTGGAACCGCGGGGCGAAGTCGACGCCCTCGTCGGACTCCATGCTCTTGGCGCCGATGCTCATGCCGCGCAGGGACCGGTCGGGCATGTCGTCCTCCTGAGGTCGGTGGGAATGGGGCCGAGGGGTCCAACGCCGGCCCGGGTGCGGTTGTTCCGGCCGGGAGTGAAGGTCCCGTGAAACGTGCACGCGCGCCGGGCCCTCGCTCGGTGGAGCCGGGCGCCGGGCGCGTGTTCCTCACAGGGTCCTGACTGCACCCGCCCCACGCAACTCGAGAGGCGGCCCGCGGGGGTGGTTGTGCTGGAACTCACCCGTCCGGCGGCCGGGGGGCGGACGCGCGGGGCAGCGGGAACAATCGGGAGGTGACCACGGTTGAGGGCGAAAGTACATGCAAATGCATCGACGTCCGGCCGCCCGGCCGCGTGCCGCCACCACACCAGCAGGGAGCTGAACACCGTGCAGTTCGGAATCTTCTCCGTCAGCGACGTCACCACCGACCCGACGACGGGCCGCACCCCGGACGACACGGAGCGCGTCCGGGCGATGCTGACCATCGCGCAGCACGCCGACGAGGCGGGGCTCGACGTCTTCGCCACCGGCGAGCACCACAACCCGCCGTTCGTCGCGTCCAGCCCGACGACGATGCTCGGCTACCTCGCGGGCGTCACGAAGAACATCATCCTGTCGACCGCGACCACCCTCATCACCACCAACGACCCCGTCCGGCTGGCCGAGGAGTACGCGATGCTCCAGGTCATCAGCGACGGGCGCATGGACCTCATGATGGGCCGCGGCAACACCGGCCCGGTCTACCCGTGGTTCGGCCAGGACATCCGCAACGGCATCCCGCTCGCGATCGAGAACTACGCGCTGCTGCGCCGCCTGTGGACCGAGGACGTCGTCGACTGGGAGGGCAAGTTCCGCACGCCGCTGCAGGGCTTCACCTCGACGCCGCGCCCGCTCGACGGCGTGCCCCCGTTCGTGTGGCACGGCTCGATCCGCAGCCCCGAGATCGCCGAGCAGGCCGCCTACTACGGCGACGGCTTCCTGCACAACAACATCTTCTGGCCCATGAGCCACACCAAGCAGATGGTGCGCTTCTACCGCCAGCGGTTCGAGCACTACGGTCACGGCCGCGCCGACCAGGCGATCGTCGGCCTGGGCGGGCAGGTGTTCATGCGCAAGAACTCCCAGGACGCCGTGCGCGAGTTCCGTCCATACTTCGACGTCGCGCCCGTCTACGGGCACGGCCCGTCGCTCGAGGACTTCAGCGCCCAGACGCCCCTGACCGTCGGCTCGCCCCAGCAGGTCATCGACCGGTACGGCTCGTTCGTCGAGGAGGTCGGCTACTACCAGCGCCAGCTGTTCCTCATCGACCACGCCGGCCTGCCGCTCAAGACCGTGCTGGAGCAGATCGACCTGCTCGCGGGCGAGGTCGTGCCCGAGCTGCGCCGGATCGTCGAGGCCAAGCGCCCCGCCGACGACGTGCCCCTCGACCCGCCGACGCACGCCGAGCGCGTGGCCGCCGCCCGCGCGCGCGGCGAGGTCGCCTCCACCCACGTGGGCGACACCGCCGACCCGTACACCGGCACGGTCGCCGAGCAGGCGCAGCCGGCGGCGCGCGGCCGCTCGTTCGGCCTGTGACCCGGGCCCACCGCGACCCGTCCTCAGCACCACCCTCCGCACCGCCCTCCGCACCCGCAGAAGGAGCCTCGTGAGCACCGACCGCACCCTCGTCGTCGTCTCCGCCGGCCTGTCCCAGCCGTCGTCCACCCGCCTGCTCGCCGACCGCCTGTCGGCGGCCGCGGCCCGCGAGCTGCAGTCCCGCGGCCACGGCGTGAGCGTCGAGAACGTCGAGCTGCGCGACCACGCGCACGCCGTCGTCGACGCCATGCTGACGGGCTTCCCGACCGGCGAGTTGGCCCGCGCCATGGAGACGCTGACCCGGGCCGACGGCGTCATCGCCGTCACCCCGCTGTTCACCACGACGTACTCCGGGCTGTTCAAGTCGTTCGTCGACATCGTCGACCCGGACGCCCTCACGGGCATGCCCGTGCTGCTCGGCGCCACGGGCGGCACGCCGCGGCACTCGCTCGCGCTCGAGTACTCGCTGCGCCCGCTGTTCACCTACCTGCACGCCGACGTCGTGCCCACGAGCGTGTTCGCGGCGACCGACGACTGGGCGGGCGAGGGCGACCGGGTCAACCCGCTGCCGCGACGCATCGAGCGCGCCGGGCGCGAGCTCGCCGAGCGGGTCGCGGCCCGCCGCAACGAGGGACCGGCCGACCCGTTCGCGAACGCGCCGAGCTTCTCCGACCTGCTCGGCAGCGCCTGAGCCGCCGCCGGCGGGGCCCGCGGACGCCGCCGCGACGGCCCCGCCGGCGACGCTAGGGTGGGCGCCATGCGCGTGCTCGTCACCGGCGGGGCCGGGTACATCGGCTCCCACACCGTCCTGTCCCTCGTCGAGGCGGGCCACGACCCCGTCGTCGTGGACTCCTTCGTCAACGCCAAGCCCACCGTCGTGCCGCGGCTCGCCGAGCTCGCCGGCCGCGAGATCCCCGCGCACCGCGTCGACCTCACCGACGCCGCCGCCACGGCCGAGCTGTTCGCCGCCGAGCGGTTCGACGCCGTCATCCACTTCGCGGCGCTCAAGGCGGTCGGCGAGTCCGTCGCCCGGCCGCTCGAGTACTACCGCAACAACCTCGACGCCACGTTCTCCCTGCTGGCCGCGATGGCCGAGCACGACGTGCGCCGCTTCGTGTTCTCCTCCTCGGCCACCGTGTACGGGGAGAAGGCGCCGGTGCCCTACCAGGAGGACTACGAGCCGCTCGTGTCGGCCTCCCCGTACGGGCAGACCAAGGTCATGATCGAGCGCGTCCTGGCCGACGTCGCGGCCGCGCACCCGGGGTGGAAGGTCGCGCTCCTGCGCTACTTCAACCCCGTCGGGGCGCACCCCAGCGGACGCATCGGGGAGGACCCGCAGGGCATCCCCAACAACCTCATGCCGTTCCTCGCGCAGGTCGCCGTCGGCCGCCGCGAGCGGCTCACGATCTTCGGCGGCGACTACCCGACCGCGGACGGCACGTGCGAGCGCGACTACATCCACGTCGTCGACCTCGCCGCCGGGCACGTCGCCGCGCTCGACCACCTCGACGCCA contains:
- a CDS encoding RNA polymerase-binding protein RbpA, giving the protein MPDRSLRGMSIGAKSMESDEGVDFAPRFQAHYDCPNGHTIILPFSTEAEVPPVWECRCGEEALLRDAEKPEPKASKPQRTHWDMLLERRTVSELEELLDERLELLRSGKLRRSA
- the tatC gene encoding twin-arginine translocase subunit TatC — protein: MPLREHLLEIRKRLFLSAIGLLLGAILGWILYDPLLQALTQPLEDAAARRGALIGLNFEGVATAIDVRVKVSLFLGFLVSSPWWLYQLFAFINPGLTRTERKYAYGFLAAAVPLFLSGAGLAWLLLPRAVALLNEFVPEGSSNLIAAHTYLSFVMRLIIAFGLAFVLPVIMVVLNFLGTVRGRTWLAGWRWAVLASALFAAMMTPTPDLLTMFWVALPICALYFIACGVCLLHDRRADRRRVAATA
- the lnt gene encoding apolipoprotein N-acyltransferase yields the protein MTSTTFPAHPAPARVTYAARVSSPWVSRPVTLLLAVASGAALWAAFPDVGAWPLAIVAVALLYAALRRDTGRAAGWNALVGLLAGLTFWLPHIWWANHATDTVPWIALAVLQSLFLALFGVVCTWARRAAWLRDRPAARAAAFAVVFVAVEQWRSEIPFGGFPWGRLAWTVAGAPTGRAAWLGSTTLVSLLVAGAGVLLALAVGRLVASPAGRGRRLPSAAGMLAAATVLVLGPAALPLASDPDLAGTPGPGAPRGAAVVDAGTATAEAGVLRAGAVQGNVSEPGLGSFANRAEVLNNHLDGTHAIAAAQDAGAYGTGDGDAVDVVLWPENGSDLDPQVALDVGAAIDDAARAVGAPILVGAQEFPDTGGRYNVALLWEPGAGVTERYAKQHPAPFGEYIPLRGFVRIFSDQVDRVQTDMIPGDEPAVVHLPADGRDVPLATVICFEVAYDEIVRDAVARGAQVLVVPTNNASFGYTAESTQQLAMTRLQAITTGRAAVQVSTVGVSGVVAPDGTLVARTGLFTADHLVADLPLRTSLTPAVRAGYWPGWVVGAGAAALVAAGLVTGVRERRAARAAAAVRPAPGAGA
- a CDS encoding amidohydrolase, with the protein product MTSTLYRNGVVHSSADPFAEALLVDDGVVAWVGSEDTAAGLAARADRVIDLDGALVAPAFVDAHAHVLETGLALESVDLSPEGGVRSLADALRALHDGAARLAAQDPAGTEVLLGFGWDEQGWPEGRAPAADELDAACGGRPVYAARVDGHSAVVSSALAASAGLERLPGWEPSGLVTREAHHAARAVAHDLPAPRRTRAYRRALQEAARRGIVSLHEMSAPHVDTRDGLRELVALTADPAGGLPHVAAYRGELCETVDDARGLLADLPFLTGIAGDLVVDGSLGSRTAALRQPYSDLVPGPGQDHPTGRLYLTGEQIAAHLAACSAAGTQGGFHVIGDRAMDELVRGLELAAAEHGPGPLRAAHHRVEHALFVDATALAALLLYGVALSVQPAFDSTWGGSRGMYAARLGVARAAGLSPFADLASAGVPLAFGSDTPVTPLDPWQAVRAAITHEDPDQRISARAAFRAHTRGGWRLAGLDHTGAGELRVGAPAHLAVWRAEHLAVQSAPGRLSQWNPEARAGQPLLPDLSAGEPDPVCLQTVRAGVVLHDTFG
- a CDS encoding RNA helicase, translated to MTADALSPAERYAAAKARQARDRADAVGELGRFRQVLGFELDPFQVDACVALEEGRGVLVAAPTGAGKTVVGEFAVHLALARGGKAFYTTPIKALSNQKYGDLVRRHGAENVGLLTGDTTINSEAPVVVMTTEVLRNMLYAGSSTLDGLAYVVMDEVHYLADRFRGPVWEEVIIHLPDHVQLVSLSATVSNAEEFGDWLEMVRGDTAVVVSERRPVPLWQHVIVSSAEPRGVPRLFDLYAGHVDPTDPGTNPPINPDLHAVFRTHGRSDGGARGGRGGHRGKGDRGYRGRGPGRAAGGASLVPQRRTPPRFAVVDALDGEGLLPAIYFIFSRAGCEGAVEQCLHSGLRLTNAEEEAEIRRVVEQRTATIPAEDLEVLGYWTWQQSLARGIAAHHAGLLPVFKETVEELFARGLLKVVFATETLALGINMPARSVVLEKLVKWDGTAHQPVTPGEYTQLTGRAGRRGIDVEGHAVVVDHPGLDPVALAGLASKRLYPLRSSFRPTYNMAVNLVAQVGRDRAREVLETSFAQFQADRGVVGLAKQAQAHAEALDGYAEAMSCERGDVAEYMGIRRAITERERELSRAASGARRSEAIASLERLRRGDVVEVPSGRRRGYVLVLDPGTHEGGFDGPRPTVLTQEKQVKKLTLADVPDGVQAVTRVRIPKGFNPRKADARRDLASSMRNALGAFHDDAGDGTRGGRGGRRRSDAESDRELQRLRAALRAHPCHGCPDRDDHARWAERWERLKREHDTLVRRVEGRTGSIARTFDRTCEVLVTLGYLEPAERAGLRVTDDGRWLRRLYAENDLLLAECLRRGTWDGLGPADLAAAVSTVVYSGRREEPVEPYVPGGPAGRLAHALDETVRVWSQVTDLESEHRLEVTGPLDLGLVAPVHRWASGKGLDAVLRGTDVAAGDFVRWCKQVVDVLDQLAQAAPRPGLRSTARKAQDAVLRGVVAYSSV
- a CDS encoding polyprenol monophosphomannose synthase; translation: MSVLVVVPTYDERASLPGTLARLRAAVPDADVLVVDDASPDGTGELADEIAARDPGVHVLHRTGKGGLGAAYVAGFGWGLERGYEVLVEMDADGSHRPEELPRLLERLAATPRADLVIGSRWVPGGRVENWPWHRAVLSRGGNTYTRLALGMPVHDATAGFRAFPAATLRRVDLASVESHGYCFQVDMTWRVVRAGGTVAEVPITFVEREAGESKMSRAIVAEALRKVTVWGVRRRAEQVRGLLRRAR
- a CDS encoding diacylglycerol kinase family protein; its protein translation is MTRRRPPSRLGVVVNPTAGKGRGRAVGGDVLAALAGDGHEVLDLSGRTADLALEHARRAVADGVDALVVVGGDGMVHLGLQATAETGTPLGVVAVGTGNDVASVVGLPVRDTPAACAVLRAALDAGSTRAVDAVRVTGAGARHDRWCAGAVSAGLDAAVTARANAMRRPRGNARYTLAALAEIATFRAWSYTLELAGVVDDGGLPLTGPPGALTWHGRAALVTVANTPRIGGGIRVAPDASPTDGLLDVVVATVRTRATAAALFPTMYAGRHVHHPDVHVVRARSVTVRPGPDAARPGEPPLPPAHADGEHLGAPPLRAEAVPGALRLLAPPVGWGA